gtatctgaagcctgataattgggaatctaaaatcaaactttgcatagatggggcggagctccttgAATTtgatcgcatttgatcgaaattgttcatgtcggatccttatagtgtaaggaccttaagttccaaatttcaagttattccgttaattgggagatgagatatcatgaacacagacgcacatacactcatacacacacacacacacacacacagaccaatacccaaaaatcactttttaggactcaggggaccttgaaacgtatagaaatttagaaattagggtaccttaatttttttcggaaagcaatactttccttacctatggcaatagggcaaggaaagtaaaaatctggtgtggcgcactcacacatctttccttgccgttatgaaaattgatcacctgacgctagtgttcacgtgcatctcaagtctacttatcaacaaagatctgagccagctggtgacaggacaataacgctggagacatacgaggtctgctatctcttcttagtgaatgatttaatagaatcaacagttaaaGTAAGATAAAGTAATCTTACTAGTCGTTATGTTCAAGTGTTTACCTACTACCGGTACCTTGAACGAGTAGTACCGTAGAATACGCCTACAGtactcaattttatcaattgtacaatcttatttttatccaagtgttttcaaaatttgaaaaatcctTGTCAATACCTTTGGAAAAAcactgaaataaaaattatgctTACTGTATCATTGGTGATACCTTTTTATGACTGCACTGAATCTTGTTCTATATTCAAGTAAGCTTCTATGCTTCCTACCTCCTATAAAAGATGGCACCTTGTAGTAAATAGAGTGATTTACAAACTGAGTAGGCTACGCCATGGTTTCATGACttattctaaaatctgaatTGAGTccttttaatttataaattatattacaatattacatgaCGTACTAATCGGTCCAATGTCCAATTTAATTAGTAGTAGCACCGTCAATCAATAGcctatattatattttgtttcaGAAAAACTCCAGGGCAGCGCAGTTCTAAGAACTTCTGATAAAGTTCTCGTGGCTAGCATTATATGGCAACTCCATAATTCAACTCTAGAGTGGGCTTATAGCggaaatgaaatattaaacGAATTTAATTGGACGGTTTCTCTTTGCCAAATAACTGATTGGTCATTTACTTCAAAACTTGATGGAAAATGGACGTTCCAATTGGGTAATAACTCTACAATAATTACATAGATGAGCATTACCGTATAATAAATTCCAAAGCTAGTGGACAGTCTGTAGTTAGCAACATTCGGGCCACTAGGCTTGTAAATTTTATTGGATTTTGGTGAGTCTTCATGCTAGTGGactcaaattaattgaattctGCACACTCTCCATTGTTGTGATGAGAGCTATAGTCTGTCTTGTAATCCTTAATTCGCCCCCCCCCACATCTGTTTACTTTTATTAGCCATTTGCATGATTTTTCCCACATATCTGTCTACTGATTATTTGCAGAATACagtagattgaaaataaaagcTCTGAAACTATATTGAATTTTAACGGATTTTTATTATACAGTGTTTCCTGATTATTGTACTAACGTCTCTACAGGCAACTTGATACTTGACCAGCCATTCGGAAGGAAAATAATTGTTCTGGACACTCCTTTTGAAAAACAAGTGGAATTTATAAATTTGCGGACACAAAATATACCTGaatttgacaataatcgaaTTCCTGATGATGTAAGTCCTCATTTCAATCAGTATTTTGAGCAATAATAGTAATCTCCATTCACTTACTGATACATTTAATATTACTttgtataaatcaatataaataggtacttattgaatattattttacgAAAGATTTACGGTATGATTGTATAGTAATTAGTATACTCAAGTTTAAAAGtaaatgtttcaatattataagtTAAATTCTGGATAAGTAcctatgaaataatattctacatGATTCTTTCCTTTTATCAGAAAAAGTATCTGAGATTGAGACGTTCCAGAGTTGACAAAGAAAATTTTTCACATTCAAATGCCACTCCAGCTGAGAAATGGGAGATTGTTCAGGCCGTTCTTGACAGAGTTTTTGGTAAGAAAATATCTCAGGAagagataataattatgttgtctCGTGCTCTTGGTTGgctgataataaaattaattttttttattcagatGCTCTTATATGGTACCGTGCTCTTTTGACGCTGTTAAAAGCCCAATCGGGCTTATGCCTAGGGTTATCCACTTTTACtatccttgccctattacctatgtaaggaaagtattgcattcCGAAATTAAGGTTGccaccccaatttccaaatttctagaCGTTTtgcaaggtcccctgagtccaaaacagttgtttttgggtatcggtctgtatgtgtgtgtgaatgagtgtatgtgtgtctgtgtacacgatatctcatctatCAATTAACgcaatgacttgaaatttggaacttaaggtccttacactataaggatccgacacgaacaaattcgatcaaattcaagatggcggctaaaatgttgtcaaagacagggtttttcgcgattttctcgaaaacggctccaacaattttaaaccttaaatagtcattgataagctctatcaactgccactagtcccatatctgtaaaaattcaagGAGCTCCgaaccatctatgcaaagtttgattttagattcccaattatcaggcttcagatacaatttaaacaaaaaattcaaacaaaaattcagtggaaaagattgagcatgaaaatctctacaattaatgttcagtaacattttcacctgaaatagaaataagctcgaaatttgagaaaatgtgattattcaattacaaacggattgcaactgttgattctattaaatcattcactaagaagagatagcagatctcgtgtatctccagcgttattgtcctatcaccagctggttCACATCTTTGaacttgtgatgcgcgtgaacactagcgtcaggtgaataattttttaattaggAAAGTTGTgcgagtgcgccacaccagatttttaaatctgactttgttattttgtattatgtttgttggtgaaataaatgaattgattgtttCCAAAAAAAAGCTTCTTCCCTATTTCAATTGTTTCGGCGGTTGATTTGACACACTTGAGAATGTTTTATAcaaataaagataaaaatatatcacaaattatataatattgaataactgataaataattattttttcttacGAAGTGCTACAGCCCTATGTGGACCTAGGCCTCCTCAACAATTTGCCACCAGTAATCGATCTGACTTGCCAATCTCTTTCAGTTCCTCACACATAAGCAAGTCAGATCATCTTCAACGTACTGTAGCCAGTGTGTTCTAGAATGATCGTACCGTAAGATGAGGTGAATAGCAACAGGCAGGTGAATAGCAACAAAACTGGGGAAAAACTTTCAATCCGTTCCTTTTTGCACATGCGTATCTAATATCAGTTCTTTTTATATTGAGAAGTCACTATAGTATCTTGGCGCTATTTTCAAACAAGTTTTGCTATCCAGAGTGGCCAACAtaaggaataaaaaaataaacaaggTGACTatgattttatataaaaaaatttatgCTCCAAAACTTCACATGTACCAAAAAAGTGTatgaaatatcaatatcaatggaatttttctttttaaactGCATTTTTTACGCAAAAACACGTTTTTTAATCTTGAAAATATCTCAATTctacaattaattatatttttttctctgatACAACCTCTTTGGAATCGTCGAATGGGGTGAATAGCAACAGCAACTTTTGAACAACAGTGCcaatttaggttatgttgtcaACCGATTCCGTCTGCTTTCATTTAGTATTTCGACAACTgtttactattttatttatgttattttaaaatcaaattgtgatagtTGGGGTTTTTAAAATGCCCCGAGTGTATAAACCTGTTCCTGGAACGAAACTGTGcaaaaaatatgatgaaaatgtGATGTTAGCTGCAATCAAAGACATCGAGCAAGGCAAAAGCTACAGAGAAGTGGggaaaaaatttaatttggaCCATACTGTGTTGTATaaatatcataaaaaaattaaaaataaagaaacaaTTAAACCAAAAGGAGGGCAAACAGTGCTGAGTGCTGCAGAAGAAGAGACAATTGTTGAAAGTTGTCCAATCTTATCAgattaatcaaaataattaaagataaatatttctataaagcGAAATATTGTTTCTATTCACCCCATAAATGGTTTTAAagcaacagaatgcatattaTCAAGGTAAGACATACGGTGTTGCTATTCACACCAACTGGCAGGTGAACAGCAACAGgcatgtttttcatgtttttttaataactgatattttatttctcaattattgatgCTGATATTGAATCTACAGCACAAGATTAAACTTTAATCATGATAGAAACATTTTTAACTATCAGTATTCTTCAGTTATTAACATGGAAACATACAAAACTGTTGCTATTCACCCCATTTTAcggtatatttttatattggttTCTCGTGATATGAGTGTAAATTTCATCAAGTTTCTGTTGTTGTAGGAGGTTGGCTCTGTTACGCTGACCAGTAACGGTAGAGCATGCATGTAATACATATTTGTTTATCATGCACATGTACATCAGCAAGAGGCTTCTTACATAAAATatacaaccaataacaataaataaaccactggaaaattacaaattctaGAAAAATAATCTAATCTcaaaatttgatagaaaataattgaccgaagcgaagctgaggtcttagtttcgactcgatcggcttttgtctgtttgtaccgcgttattgtccgatttggatgaaatttggtatgcaagttctttgaaacaaggtgCAGAAACgaatgtgtaacgattttttataaaacctctggttttttgtaatatttaaaaaaaccgcgaactaacctcaatccagaaaggatgtgtctttgaagatacagcaattcattcTCATACTTTTTCGCATCAAATGTTAGGAGCACATGGTGGTCGATTCGGTTAGACCGTGGTCTGTCACATTGCGGGACCCAGGTTCAATTCTCGTTCCTGCCAGGTTTTTTTGCAGATAATACTAATAGTGTTGTTTCTTAttctaattatattataaaataaattatcatgattagatagaataattgaattgaatcatctcattattattaaattaatttaacaaattaattggataaattattaaaaaaatcttaattgtattggagtccaatactgcagttgtagagaaaaatTTGTAAAGGTATAGAGGTAAATTtttttgagaagttgatattgtggtaattattaacattaaattaaaaagaccaagaaattgtcaaaaacacagatttattgatactcttAGAAATAGCCTATAACGGTTTCggtaattacaccattgtcaatctctgataatgaCCGAAACCTGtctctgagtatcaataaatctgtggttttttgacaatttcttggtatttttcatttaaaaggtatgtatttgatataaaggtactccttgataagtctagtgtccctggaaacagtgtctctagcactttcaatagagaaaatgatagatgacatggctaaatcttcacaatataggTACTTCTCATTAGATTAAAAgatgtattcatgagcgaggtctactgttcgcagaactactagttaaaaaaataacttgacctcaaaatttgatagaaaatgattagaaaaataatttaagctCTATTTAATAGAGCtgcgaagaaaaaataaacaaaaccCTAACCTCAAAAGCTTTTGCTTCAAGTGTtttgctgtgatgacacaacaatgtatgacagCTGAGTATTATGCATGTTCTTCCCGTTAGTAGCCAGTCTTACGCTCTTCAATTCTCTAATTACTTTACTGGTTGTTATTCATATTGAGCTCAGTGCCAatttaaataaacttatttacAGTTTCAAATTTGTATTCTTTGATAATGAATAGTTATTGACAATGTATTGAATAATCGATTACAGGCAATAGCGAAGACATAAGACGCAACGGCTGGGTGtctcatttgaacattttcaacattttgGGCCGAATATTCGGCCTGGATCAGCTGTTCAACAGATCGCCTCTAGCGCCGACTACCACTGAAGCAAATTCAGCCACTGAGCCCGACGCTGAGACTGTCAACACTAACTTTCTCAGACGATTTCCCGGCGCTCGTATCAAATCTTAGACGGATATTTATTTAACTTACCCTAAATACTGATAAGGCAAAGGTAGCCTATATGTGAAGGATTGATTTGAATCTATCTAGTGGTGTaattaatagataaaataaaacttGCTCTTGCTTTAGAAGAATGTCATTTATCGATAGATCCTTAGTGTAAATCTATATTGTTCTAGAAATAATAAACAAGTGAAGTttaagtttttattataaagaaCAAACAACTGTACAACCCAACTGGATAAGAGTCCATTgtgaaaaataacaataaaatattattcagctGGAGCCGACAGTcactcttctccaacacacgattactgaaaaacaaaataagaaaagttagaacaaaaataaataaataaatgggtatacagttatttattaaataactaAATAAGTATAcagttattcattttataacatGTTCATGTGGAAGCGTATCATTGTTTTGCTAAAAAATGgaacataattatttatgatgCTCGGGAATTTCAAGAGTTGAAAATACAAGACAAGTAGCGTGATTTTACAAGAACTGTAGATGAGTAAGAAAGCtcaataatatgaattaaaataaaaatcataacgatatgaataaaaaaaatactaaaactGCCCGATTTATATAACCTAAACTCAACGCTTCAAATAGATCAATTCAAAGGAAAAAATAtagttcaatattatattacatgttaggcatttttataatattaaacataaacaataaaaatcttGTTGAACTTTAGACAACTTTTCTGATTCTCCAACTAGGCAAGaacatttaaatatatatttgttaaAATATCCATGAGAGAACGGAAATTATAGTCCATCCAATACCCAGTACGAAAATGATCATGTAGAATTGACTGATATCTTCCATTTAAGCTATTAAGTACTACACGCCTAATATagggtgtcccaccaaggttgtaacagccgttgaccatagattttactcgacatttctgacaaaaaatgttcggttaacttttttcttatctaccttagttttcgagatatatcgatttttcgatattttcagaatatgcctacttccggtcattaaatactcaataactcgaaaactactgatcgaatttcaatttcaagggtattgatggaaagaaaaaacatttcaaataagattaatttaattttatctgttgtttggtattttgtagttttttattgttaggtattttgtagttttttattgggtcttaaacttgaaaaaatgctattcttcaaattcaaagtcaaatctcaaacagatttttctcgatttttatcCGGGtgattatagtggtttcaatatttcaaaaacttctcaatttcataagctttcgaatgagtatgaATTCGAGaaggtaagttccatgataaagtgttcaaaactgctaatatctggaatgaacaccttcaaaatgaggaaattcacaaacagtatgcatcaagtggtgatcctaaaataaaaattatataattaaaaaattatattattcctgattatattattatataattataaaattatattattcctgATATATTGCATTATTTTCTGTAGCACATAGCCTAAatcctatataaaatattaatcatacaattttacaagatccaacaaaatttattcatagaataataattcaaagatgacagaattaaaaaaaactgaTGGCAATCATTCAGATGGTAATCAAGTTACATTCACTGCTTTCTGGAATTCAAAATAACCTCCATTTGTGTTTATACAACTTCTGCTGCGTTTCATCAAGCTTTGAGTTGCCCGTCTCACTTCGTTGGGCCGTGTCTTCATTACTTTAAACGTCAATCGAATTCTGAGAATCAGTTCCTCCCTGGTCTCTACAGGTTCTCTGTAAACTTTACTTTTCACAACCCCCCAAAAGTAGAAGTCTATTGGAGTAAGATCAGGTGACCGTGGTGGCAAACTTACGGGTCCACCTCGGCCAATCCACCGCCCagcataatttttatcaagCCACCCACGGACCTACGGACGTTTCTAGCATAATGAGGGAGGCAGCCAACCAACTAGAGCCACACATTCTGCCTCAAATTGAGAGGCACGTCTTCCATCAATTCCTGAAGCTCATTGACCAGAAAGTCCATATAAACTTCACCATTTATTCTTGCAGGGAAAACGAAAGGTCCATGTATGTGTATTGTGGAAATTTACAGCACCAGTTCTTGTGAACGTACTTTTATCTGTGATCTGtcaataaaatgtttgaaacacAATCTTGTGCTAAGATCCAACGGCAAAACTGCATCCTTGAAACAGTATCAGGttcattcaactcttgaacTGGGTATCATGAAAATGGTCGAAAGTTATTCTTCTTCGATATTCTTTGAACTATTCTTGAAACATCCAACATCCCAGCTGCCCGCCGGATGTTGGATCGAGGATTCTGCTGAATCTTATTCTGTTGAATAAGATTCTCAAAAGCTTCAGAAATTAAGACGGGCCTCTCATACCTTGAAACTGATCCTAGACCCTTACCATCTTGACATCTGTCAATCTTAAAAACGTGAAAATAGGTTGAAACAtacacttcttgttattttattcaggatttatggtacaggaaataatgcaagttattg
The sequence above is drawn from the Nilaparvata lugens isolate BPH chromosome 2, ASM1435652v1, whole genome shotgun sequence genome and encodes:
- the LOC111062164 gene encoding uncharacterized protein LOC111062164, whose protein sequence is MDLGSERLKEVKRRVPFLSSRSHSPLFISSERKRAERIGAVVANGGIRTGKGSKNPRTIESRLFVSNLTNTSESLHKKFSLFGVFFSKKYLVTGLARQQEKLQGSAVLRTSDKVLVASIIWQLHNSTLEWAYSGNEILNEFNWTVSLCQITDWSFTSKLDGKWTFQLGNLILDQPFGRKIIVLDTPFEKQVEFINLRTQNIPEFDNNRIPDDKKYLRLRRSRVDKENFSHSNATPAEKWEIVQAVLDRVFGNSEDIRRNGWVSHLNIFNILGRIFGLDQLFNRSPLAPTTTEANSATEPDAETVNTNFLRRFPGARIKS